The Daucus carota subsp. sativus chromosome 7, DH1 v3.0, whole genome shotgun sequence genome window below encodes:
- the LOC108194083 gene encoding protein neprosin — protein sequence MSQVISFVVLFLFVSCSVSPVFSSANNDLRQANQTFRPHEELQKLKILMKINKPSVKTIQSPDGDLIECVPAHQQPAFDHPQLKGQKPVDPPERPKGHNPKGTLSDVYQLWHMSGEACPEGTVPIRRTTESDLLRAGSFEKFGRKFTKPVQRDSTSGGHEHAVGYVTGEEYYGAKASINVWAPKVASQYEFSLSQMWVISGSFGDDLNTIEAGWQVSPELYGDNYPRFFTYWTSDAYQATGCYNLLCSGFVQTNNRIAIGAAISPTSDYNGGQFDISILVWKDPKHGNWWLEFGSGVLVGYWPSFLFTHLRDHAGMIQYGGEVVNSRTSGFHTPTQMGSGYFAGEGFGKASYFRNLQVVDWDNNLVPSSNLRVLADNPNCYDIQGGTNTAWGTYFYYGGPGRNSKCP from the exons ATGTCCCAAGTCATATCATTTGTTGTCTTGTTTCTTTTTGTTAGTTGCTCTGTTTCCCCTGTCTTTTCATCTGCAAACAATGATCTTCGTCAAGCAAATCAGACTTTTAGACCCCATGAAGAGTTGCAGAAGCTCAAGATTCTCATGAAGATCAATAAGCCTTCTGTTAAAACAAttcag AGCCCTGATGGTGATTTGATCGAATGCGTTCCGGCTCATCAGCAGCCAGCTTTTGATCACCCTCAGTTGAAAGGGCAGAAGCCAGTG GATCCGCCGGAGAGACCAAAAGGCCACAATCCAAAGGGAACATTATCTGATGTTTATCAGTTGTGGCATATGTCAGGTGAAGCATGTCCAGAAGGGACTGTTCCGATCAGAAGAACAACCGAAAGTGATTTATTAAGAGCTGGTTCTTTCGAAAAATTTGGAAGAAAATTTACAAAACCTGTCCAAAGAGACAGTACCAGTGGTGGCCATGAG CATGCAGTTGGGTATGTTACTGGAGAAGAGTATTATGGAGCGAAAGCAAGCATAAATGTGTGGGCGCCTAAGGTGGCCAGCCAATATGAATTCAGCTTATCACAAATGTGGGTCATTTCTGGCTCATTTGGTGATGATCTCAACACCATTGAAGCTGGTTGGCAG GTCAGCCCAGAACTATATGGAGACAATTACCCCAGATTTTTCACTTACTGGACT AGTGACGCGTACCAAGCGACAGGATGTTACAACCTGTTGTGCTCAGGATTCGTTCAAACGAATAACAGGATAGCCATCGGAGCTGCAATATCTCCAACATCAGATTACAATGGTGGCCAATTCGACATTAGTATATTAGTATGGAAG GATCCGAAGCATGGAAATTGGTGGCTGGAATTCGGATCCGGGGTTTTAGTCGGCTACTGGCCGTCATTTTTATTTACGCATCTCAGAGACCATGCAGGCATGATACAATACGGAGGAGAAGTTGTTAACAGTAGAACATCTGGTTTTCATACACCCACACAAATGGGGAGTGGGTATTTTGCTGGAGAAGGATTCGGCAAAGCTTCGTATTTTCGAAATTTACAGGTCGTCGATTGGGATAATAACTTGGTTCCCTCATCGAATCTGCGGGTTTTAGCTGATAATCCAAATTGTTATGACATTCAAGGAGGGACTAATACTGCTTGGGGAACTTATTTTTACTATGGAGGGCCTGGTAGAAACTCGAAATGTCCTTAA
- the LOC108195448 gene encoding polygalacturonase At1g48100: protein MKQNKKLSVLLSFLLILVYLTTFLAISTEARRHHSKKNRTHKHKKQRHDHHVPAPFPGHGNTSSNFNVLSFGAKGDGVSDDSKALEEAWKAACKVEGSILRIPSNYKFLIKPITLKGPCMPHLLFQIDGSLLAPPKVGAWPKSSLFQWINFKWIHNFTIQGTGTVDGQGSNWWATAFPSQVAFTQALSKNKIPYMKPTAIRFYESYNVTIRDISIINSPLCHLKFDNSGGVNIDNITIISPESSPNTDGIHLQNTRDVEIQHSSIGCGDDCVSIQTGCSNVHIHHLNCGPGHGISLGGLGKDKSVACVSDITVENIIMQNTLYGVRIKTWQGGAGLVKNITFSHIQVSDVKVPIMIDQYYCDKHLCKNQTDAVAISGVKYDQIIGTFSVQPIHLACSNSIPCINVDLTNVQLRPTSSKLGYGSGGLQHEGLCWNSYGKSKAPLVPSSIDDCLMRGSGGSGPQKIAKSRYENVC from the exons ATGAAGCAGAACAAGAAGCTATCAGTTCTCCTTAGTTTTCTTCTCATTCTAGTTTACTTAACTACATTTTTAGCGATTTCGACAGAGGCTAGGAGACATCACAGCAAGAAAAACAGAACTCACAAGCACAAGAAACAGAGGCATGACCATCATGTTCCTGCTCCATTTCCTGGTCATGGCAATACTTCTAGCAATTTCAATGTCTTGAGCTTCGGAGCTAAGGGCGACGGAGTTTCTGACGATTCCAAG GCACTTGAAGAAGCATGGAAGGCTGCATGTAAAGTAGAAGGATCAATTCTGCGAATTCCATCGAATTACAAGTTTCTGATTAAGCCAATAACACTGAAAGGTCCATGTATGCCTCATTTGCTTTTTCAG ATTGATGGGAGCCTCTTGGCTCCTCCGAAAGTAGGTGCATGGCCAAAATCCAGCTTGTTTCAGTGGATTAACTTCAAATGGATTCACAACTTCACCATTCAAGGTACAGGTACTGTTGATGGCCAAGGTTCCAACTGGTGGGCTACTGCTTTTCCGAGCCAAGTTGCTTTCACTCAG GCCTTATCCAAAAACAAAATACCATATATGAAACCAACG GCAATAAGATTTTATGAAAGTTACAATGTGACAATCCGCGACATAAGTATCATAAACAGTCCTCTGTGCCATCTGAAATTTGATAATTCTGGAGGGGTGAACATCGACAATATCACCATCATTTCACCAGAATCTAGCCCAAACACGGATGGCATTCACCTGCAGAACACCCGGGATGTAGAAATCCAGCATTCCAGCATAGGCTGCG GGGATGATTGTGTGTCGATTCAAACTGGCTGCTCCAACGTTCATATTCACCATCTAAATTGTGGCCCTGGACATGGAATAAG CTTAGGAGGATTAGGGAAAGATAAAAGTGTGGCATGCGTTTCTGATATCACGgttgaaaatattatcatgCAAAACACCCTCTATGGAGTACGGATCAAGACATGGCAG GGTGGAGCTGGATTAGTGAAGAACATAACATTTTCACACATTCAAGTTTCTGATGTCAAAGTTCCCATAATGATTGATCAATATTACTGCGACAAGCATTTGTGCAAGAATCAGACAGATGCAGTAGCAATATCAGGAGTAAAATATGACCAAATCATCGGCACTTTCTCAGTGCAACCTATTCATCTGGCTTGTAGCAACAGCATTCCATGCATAAATGTCGATCTCACTAATGTTCAGTTAAGGCCAACATCTTCAAAATTAGGGTACGGATCCGGAGGGTTACAACACGAAGGATTGTGCTGGAATTCTTATGGAAAATCAAAAGCCCCTCTGGTTCCGTCAAGCATTGACGATTGCCTAATGAGGGGTAGTGGCGGTTCAGGACCTCAGAAAATAGCAAAATCTCGTTATGAAAATGTTTGTTGA